One Longimicrobiales bacterium DNA window includes the following coding sequences:
- a CDS encoding D-aminoacylase translates to MALLGSGVQAQQWDLLITGGTVIDGTGSAPYAADVATAGGIIVRVSRTALDPSLANRVIYARGLMVAPGFIDLHAHLDPLMELPAAESHVRQGVTTALGNPDGGGPLPLGPYLDSLATIGVGMNVGFLAGHNTIRRSTMGMDDRAPTPAELERMVAMVDAAMRDGAFGLSTGLRYTPGFYASTDEVVALAQAAARRGGIYTSHLRDEGLDLFAGVAEAIDIGRRARIPVVLTHHKVVGADMWGGSERTLAMIDSARAAGIDVMADQYPYTATHTGISILMPPWSLAGGTSALMERLENTQLRDSIVAGIIWNLVNDRGGRDLRRVQFSRVRWDESLEGRTLHDWAVREGREPTMETGAELVLEAMQRGGANAIFHVLDERDVERIMSHPWTAVASDGRLSRPGEGHPHPRAYGTFPRVLGEYVRERGTLTLEEAVRRMTGLPADRLGLTDRGRIAEGRRADIVIFDPGTVRDRATFAQPHQYPEGIPYVIVNGAVTVDGGRFMDLRPGTILRGKGQAAEY, encoded by the coding sequence GTGGCATTGCTGGGTTCGGGTGTCCAGGCTCAGCAGTGGGACCTGCTGATCACCGGAGGCACCGTGATCGATGGCACGGGCAGCGCGCCGTACGCGGCCGACGTCGCCACCGCCGGAGGGATAATCGTGCGCGTATCGCGGACTGCGCTCGATCCGTCGCTCGCAAACCGCGTGATCTACGCGCGCGGCCTCATGGTCGCCCCCGGCTTCATCGATCTGCATGCGCATCTCGATCCACTTATGGAGCTGCCCGCGGCTGAAAGTCACGTGCGGCAGGGTGTCACCACGGCGCTCGGGAATCCCGATGGTGGAGGGCCGCTGCCGCTGGGACCCTATCTCGACTCGCTCGCCACGATCGGCGTCGGCATGAACGTCGGCTTCCTGGCCGGCCACAATACGATCCGGCGTTCGACGATGGGAATGGACGACCGCGCGCCGACACCGGCGGAGCTGGAACGCATGGTCGCAATGGTGGACGCCGCGATGCGCGATGGCGCCTTCGGACTCTCAACCGGCCTGCGTTACACTCCCGGCTTCTACGCCTCGACGGACGAAGTCGTCGCCCTGGCGCAGGCGGCAGCTCGCCGGGGCGGCATCTACACGTCGCATCTGCGCGACGAGGGACTGGACCTGTTCGCTGGCGTCGCCGAAGCGATCGACATCGGCAGGCGCGCCCGCATTCCGGTGGTGCTGACGCACCACAAGGTAGTGGGCGCGGACATGTGGGGAGGCAGCGAGCGCACACTCGCGATGATCGACTCCGCACGCGCGGCCGGCATCGACGTGATGGCCGATCAGTATCCCTACACCGCAACGCACACGGGCATCAGCATCCTCATGCCGCCATGGTCCCTCGCGGGAGGCACGTCGGCGCTCATGGAACGGCTGGAGAACACGCAGCTGCGCGACAGTATCGTCGCCGGCATCATCTGGAACCTCGTCAACGACCGCGGCGGCCGCGACCTGCGACGGGTCCAGTTCTCGCGCGTCCGATGGGATGAGTCACTCGAAGGTCGGACCCTGCACGACTGGGCCGTTCGCGAGGGCCGCGAGCCTACCATGGAAACGGGAGCAGAGCTCGTGCTCGAGGCGATGCAGCGCGGCGGAGCCAACGCCATTTTCCACGTCCTGGACGAGCGCGACGTCGAACGCATCATGTCGCATCCCTGGACGGCGGTCGCATCCGACGGAAGGCTGTCGCGACCCGGCGAGGGTCATCCTCATCCGCGCGCTTACGGCACGTTTCCGCGAGTGCTCGGCGAGTACGTGCGCGAGCGCGGCACTCTGACTCTGGAGGAAGCGGTGCGCCGCATGACCGGTCTGCCTGCGGATCGCCTGGGCCTGACCGATCGCGGTCGCATCGCCGAGGGTCGGCGTGCCGATATCGTGATCTTCGATCCGGGAACTGTGCGTGACCGCGCCACCTTCGCGCAGCCGCATCAGTATCCCGAGGGAATTCCGTACGTCATCGTGAACGGCGCGGTGACGGTCGACGGCGGGCGATTCATGGACCTGCGACCTGGTACGATCCTGCGCGGGAAGGGGCAGGCCGCGGAGTATTGA
- a CDS encoding M48 family metallopeptidase, with protein sequence MSEPIDARSHRILRDIDPSAWEHPADRAALMAARRIPVFDQVLRTIFGLFGEKPIRLAFQANAVRVGPRQFPEVWSHYLEVCQTLDVKTPPELFISQTPLVNAGAYGMDRPFIVMNSGTIRLLDRDEMTYILGHELGHVMSGHVLYRTMIVLLMQLAQMGFPVVGIAARVVLVALLEWQRKSELSADRAGLLALQQPEKTLHTFMRLAGGGHDTETNLNEFLIQADEYRDGGDAADMVFKVLNLLGATHPFHVLRAAELRDWIEAGDYDRVLRGEYRHRTDGAAPYKEDLAAAAQAYREDAQTFARQFSDALRQTRERFTEGFRRTTDA encoded by the coding sequence ATGTCCGAGCCCATTGACGCCCGCTCGCACCGCATTCTGCGCGACATTGATCCCAGCGCGTGGGAACACCCTGCAGATCGTGCCGCCCTGATGGCCGCCCGTCGCATCCCGGTCTTCGACCAGGTGCTGCGCACGATCTTCGGACTTTTCGGTGAAAAGCCGATCCGCCTGGCGTTCCAGGCCAATGCCGTGCGTGTCGGGCCGCGTCAGTTCCCGGAGGTGTGGAGCCACTACCTCGAGGTGTGCCAGACGCTGGACGTGAAGACGCCGCCCGAGCTCTTCATCTCGCAGACGCCGCTGGTAAACGCGGGTGCCTACGGCATGGACCGCCCTTTCATCGTGATGAACTCGGGCACGATCCGTCTGCTGGACCGCGACGAGATGACCTACATCCTCGGCCATGAGCTCGGCCATGTGATGTCCGGCCATGTGCTGTACCGCACCATGATCGTCCTTCTCATGCAACTCGCCCAGATGGGGTTCCCCGTGGTGGGGATTGCCGCGCGGGTCGTGCTCGTCGCACTGCTCGAGTGGCAGCGCAAGAGCGAGCTCTCCGCCGACCGCGCCGGCCTGCTCGCCCTCCAGCAGCCGGAGAAGACCCTCCATACCTTCATGCGCCTCGCGGGCGGCGGCCATGACACCGAGACCAACCTCAACGAGTTCCTGATCCAGGCCGACGAATACCGCGACGGCGGCGACGCGGCGGACATGGTCTTCAAGGTCCTCAACCTCCTCGGCGCGACGCACCCGTTCCACGTCCTGCGTGCCGCAGAGCTGCGCGACTGGATCGAAGCCGGCGACTACGACCGCGTCCTCCGCGGCGAGTACCGCCATCGCACGGACGGCGCGGCACCCTACAAGGAGGATCTCGCGGCGGCCGCCCAGGCGTACCGCGAAGATGCCCAGACCTTCGCGCGACAGTTCAGTGACGCGCTGCGGCAGACCCGCGAACGGTTCACCGAGGGATTCCGGCGCACCACGGACGCGTAG
- the purD gene encoding phosphoribosylamine--glycine ligase, protein MKILIVGNGGREHALLRKLRSDAPAAEFYITRGNGGTQSDATSLPLDPADVPALATWAEQNAIDLTVCGPEGPLAQGIADVFMRHGIPLFGPTLGAARIESSKAYAKALMKKAGVPTARFGTFTEYDQAAAFIRERGAPIVVKASGLAAGKGAIVCETVDEALDHARAMLAGESFGTAGDQVVVEEFLSGEELSVFALCDGAEAVPMLAAQDHKRIGEGDTGPNTGGMGAYAPVAVATTELLERVRREILLPVLAALRDDGHEFRGLLYAGLMLTESGPKVIEFNARFGDPETQVVVPLLHSSLLDPMLAIARGGSIRGLRLDWHGGAALTTVLAAGGYPGTYVSGAEITIPPEVYEAKDVYVYHAGTKLEDGHLVTAGGRVLAVTALAADMRGAAERSRWAADAIHFEGKYHRRDIGWRELARAAAPSA, encoded by the coding sequence ATGAAGATCCTCATCGTCGGCAACGGCGGCCGTGAGCACGCCCTGCTGCGCAAGCTGCGGTCGGATGCACCTGCCGCCGAGTTCTACATCACGCGCGGCAACGGCGGCACGCAGTCCGACGCTACCTCCCTCCCTCTCGACCCTGCCGATGTACCGGCGCTCGCTACGTGGGCGGAACAGAACGCGATCGATCTGACGGTGTGCGGCCCCGAGGGGCCGCTCGCGCAGGGTATCGCCGACGTGTTCATGCGCCACGGTATCCCCCTCTTCGGTCCGACACTCGGCGCCGCCCGGATCGAGTCCTCGAAGGCGTACGCGAAGGCGCTGATGAAGAAGGCAGGCGTGCCTACGGCACGCTTCGGCACGTTCACGGAGTACGATCAGGCGGCGGCGTTCATCCGCGAACGCGGCGCCCCGATCGTCGTAAAGGCGTCCGGGCTCGCGGCCGGCAAGGGTGCGATCGTATGCGAGACGGTCGATGAAGCGCTCGACCACGCGCGCGCGATGCTCGCGGGCGAATCCTTCGGCACGGCGGGCGACCAGGTTGTGGTCGAGGAGTTCCTGTCAGGCGAGGAGCTGTCCGTGTTTGCGCTGTGCGACGGCGCGGAGGCCGTGCCGATGCTTGCGGCCCAGGACCACAAGCGCATCGGCGAAGGAGACACCGGTCCGAACACGGGCGGAATGGGAGCCTACGCGCCGGTCGCTGTCGCGACGACTGAACTGCTCGAGCGGGTTCGGCGTGAGATACTGCTCCCTGTCCTCGCCGCGCTGCGCGACGATGGCCACGAGTTCCGGGGACTGCTCTACGCGGGACTGATGCTCACGGAGAGCGGGCCGAAGGTCATCGAGTTCAACGCCCGTTTCGGTGATCCCGAGACGCAGGTGGTCGTGCCGCTGCTGCATTCATCGCTGCTCGATCCGATGCTCGCGATCGCGCGTGGCGGCTCCATTCGCGGGCTCCGGCTCGACTGGCACGGCGGCGCCGCGCTCACCACTGTCCTCGCGGCGGGCGGTTACCCGGGCACATACGTATCCGGTGCGGAGATCACGATCCCGCCGGAGGTGTACGAGGCGAAGGACGTCTACGTCTATCACGCCGGCACGAAGCTCGAGGACGGACATCTGGTCACGGCCGGAGGGCGCGTGCTCGCGGTCACTGCGCTGGCGGCAGACATGCGCGGCGCAGCAGAGCGCAGTCGCTGGGCGGCGGATGCGATTCACTTCGAGGGCAAGTACCACCGCCGCGACATCGGCTGGCGCGAGCTCGCACGCGCGGCCGCGCCCAGCGCCTGA
- a CDS encoding cystathionine gamma-synthase gives MAKTQRFGTLAIHAGQHPEETTGAIMPPIFQTSTYVQPKLGEPKGGYEYARVQNPTREALERNVAALESGTHGMAFASGMAAIGAIVQRLSAGDHVIYEENVYGGTHRFFDKVMRRLGLDFTPVDSSDPQRVEDAIRPNTKLIHLETPTNPMMKLTDLRAVAEIAARQDVQIVVDNTFASPYNQRPLELGAHMVVHSSTKYLNGHSDVVGGIVVTNDDGIAEELRFLQKAAGAVPGPWDAWLVLRGTKTLDVRMERHNRNGARVAEYLAAHSGVQKVFYPGLSDHPQHELAKRQMKGFTGMISMELGSLERAQRVVQGTRLFSLAESLGGVESLIGHPAIMTHASVPKEMRDRMGISDGLVRLSVGIEDVEDLLEDLETALK, from the coding sequence ATGGCAAAAACACAGCGGTTCGGCACGCTCGCGATCCACGCGGGCCAGCATCCCGAAGAGACGACCGGCGCCATCATGCCGCCGATCTTTCAGACATCGACGTACGTGCAGCCAAAGCTTGGCGAGCCGAAGGGCGGATACGAGTACGCGCGCGTGCAGAATCCGACACGCGAGGCGCTGGAGCGCAACGTCGCAGCCCTCGAGAGCGGCACGCACGGGATGGCGTTTGCCAGCGGCATGGCGGCGATCGGCGCGATCGTGCAGAGGCTCTCAGCCGGCGACCACGTGATCTACGAGGAGAACGTGTACGGCGGCACGCACCGCTTCTTCGACAAGGTCATGCGCCGGCTCGGTCTCGATTTCACGCCGGTAGACTCCAGCGACCCGCAACGTGTCGAGGATGCGATCCGGCCGAATACGAAGCTGATCCATCTCGAAACGCCGACCAACCCGATGATGAAGCTGACGGACCTGCGCGCGGTCGCGGAGATCGCCGCGCGTCAGGACGTGCAGATCGTGGTCGACAATACATTCGCGTCACCCTACAACCAGCGGCCGCTCGAGCTGGGCGCGCACATGGTTGTGCATTCCAGCACCAAGTACCTGAACGGACATTCCGACGTCGTCGGCGGGATCGTGGTGACGAACGACGACGGCATCGCCGAGGAGCTGCGCTTCCTCCAGAAGGCCGCCGGCGCGGTGCCCGGTCCGTGGGACGCCTGGCTGGTGCTGCGGGGGACGAAGACGCTCGACGTGCGGATGGAGCGACACAACCGCAACGGCGCACGCGTCGCCGAGTACCTGGCCGCCCACAGCGGCGTGCAGAAGGTGTTCTATCCCGGCCTGAGCGATCATCCCCAGCATGAGCTCGCGAAGCGGCAGATGAAGGGGTTCACCGGAATGATCAGCATGGAGCTGGGCTCGCTGGAGCGGGCGCAGCGCGTGGTGCAGGGGACGCGGCTATTCTCGCTGGCCGAGTCACTCGGCGGGGTCGAGTCGCTCATCGGACATCCGGCCATCATGACGCACGCGTCGGTGCCGAAGGAGATGCGCGATCGCATGGGAATCAGCGATGGCCTGGTAAGACTGTCGGTCGGCATCGAGGATGTGGAGGATCTCCTCGAGGACCTCGAGACTGCGCTGAAATGA
- the mutM gene encoding bifunctional DNA-formamidopyrimidine glycosylase/DNA-(apurinic or apyrimidinic site) lyase produces MPELPEAETIVRDLRARIPGSTVTRVVVTHADVLHKGLTPALLGRRLRGRTVSGVSRRGKNVVIEFDAGLRLVINLGMTGRVVTSDAARAGELRHVAVSLHLRDGRAILYDDSRRFGDLDLRDASGWAARDAELGVEPLSDAFTAERLHELTRTSITPIRNWLLDQRRVAGVGNIYAVEALFRAGIRPTRRARTLRRRETAALRETLRDVLQESIDARGTTISDYRDASGEPGSFVRRLRAYDRQGEPCVTCGTPIKRVVLSNRSAFYCPSCQK; encoded by the coding sequence ATGCCGGAGCTGCCGGAGGCAGAGACGATCGTACGGGATCTGCGCGCACGCATCCCGGGCAGCACCGTGACGCGCGTCGTCGTCACGCACGCGGACGTCCTGCACAAGGGACTCACTCCGGCTCTCCTGGGGCGCCGGCTCCGGGGCCGCACCGTGTCCGGCGTATCGCGCAGAGGCAAGAACGTCGTCATCGAGTTCGACGCCGGCCTGCGACTGGTGATCAATCTCGGCATGACCGGGCGCGTCGTCACGAGCGATGCCGCACGGGCGGGCGAGCTGCGTCACGTCGCCGTCAGCCTGCACCTGCGCGATGGGCGCGCCATCCTCTATGATGACTCCCGCAGGTTTGGCGATCTCGATCTGCGCGACGCATCCGGCTGGGCCGCACGCGACGCGGAGCTGGGCGTGGAGCCGCTGTCCGATGCATTCACCGCCGAGCGGCTGCACGAACTGACACGGACATCGATCACGCCGATCCGCAACTGGCTTCTCGATCAGCGACGCGTGGCCGGTGTCGGCAACATTTACGCGGTGGAGGCCCTGTTCCGCGCCGGCATCCGCCCGACCCGACGCGCACGCACCCTCCGCAGACGGGAGACGGCCGCGCTCCGTGAGACGCTCCGGGACGTGCTTCAGGAATCGATCGATGCCCGCGGCACCACGATCAGCGACTATCGCGACGCCAGCGGTGAGCCGGGCTCGTTCGTCCGGCGGCTGCGCGCGTACGACCGGCAGGGGGAGCCATGTGTGACGTGCGGCACGCCGATCAAGCGCGTCGTGCTGTCAAACCGCTCGGCGTTCTACTGCCCGAGCTGCCAGAAGTGA
- the glmS gene encoding glutamine--fructose-6-phosphate transaminase (isomerizing): MCGIVGYIGDRPAVPLLLEGLKRLEYRGYDSAGLTLVNGDGLDTRKAVGKIAELEKQVGNGRQPDATIGIAHTRWATHGAPNERNAHPHLSCNGEFAVVHNGIIENAGTLRKKLEQMGHTFRSETDTEVIAHLIEEAYEGNLEDAVREALRQVEGAYGLAIVSSREPRKIVAARKGSPLLLGVTDNGEYFVASDVAAVLAQTRQVIYLDDGEMAVLTDDGYETQSLRGESLEKEVKQIAWDLDAIEKSGHDHFMIKEIFEQPETIMQAYRGRVLEEDGTVKFGGLNLEDDELAAFDRIIICACGTSWHSGLIGEYMLEEICRLPVDVEYASEFRYRSPIVNERTLMLVISQSGETADTLAAMREAKAQGAKVLGIVNVVGSTIAREAHGGIYLHAGPEIGVASTKAFTSQVVALTLFTVRMGRLRGNLTAEQGREILQALRELPDKVEQVLELNDAIRELARIYKSASNFLYLGRGYNFPTALEGALKLKEISYIHAEGLPAAEMKHGPIALIDENMPVVVIAPHDAVYQKVLSNIQEVKARGGRVIAVATTGNSELAGMVDHMIPVPDTIDMLTPIVTTIPLQLLAYHIAVMRGCNVDMPRNLAKSVTVE, from the coding sequence GTGTGCGGAATCGTAGGATATATCGGTGACCGGCCGGCGGTGCCGCTGCTGCTCGAGGGGCTCAAGCGCCTGGAGTATCGCGGGTACGACTCGGCCGGTCTGACCCTGGTCAATGGCGACGGCCTGGATACCCGCAAGGCCGTTGGCAAGATCGCGGAGTTGGAGAAGCAGGTCGGCAACGGCCGCCAGCCGGATGCGACGATCGGTATAGCGCATACCCGCTGGGCGACGCACGGCGCGCCGAACGAGCGCAATGCACATCCGCACCTCAGCTGCAACGGCGAGTTCGCGGTAGTGCACAACGGCATCATCGAGAATGCGGGCACACTGCGCAAGAAGCTCGAGCAGATGGGCCACACCTTCCGAAGCGAGACGGACACGGAAGTCATCGCGCACCTGATCGAGGAGGCGTACGAGGGCAACCTCGAGGATGCGGTGCGTGAGGCACTGCGCCAGGTGGAGGGCGCCTACGGCCTGGCGATCGTCAGCAGCCGCGAGCCGCGCAAGATCGTGGCGGCGCGCAAGGGCAGCCCGCTGCTGCTCGGTGTGACCGACAACGGCGAGTATTTCGTCGCGAGCGACGTCGCGGCCGTGCTCGCGCAGACTCGCCAGGTGATCTATCTCGACGATGGCGAGATGGCGGTGCTCACCGACGACGGCTACGAGACGCAGTCGCTCCGCGGTGAATCGCTCGAGAAGGAGGTCAAGCAGATCGCGTGGGATCTCGATGCGATCGAGAAGAGCGGTCATGACCACTTCATGATCAAGGAGATCTTCGAGCAGCCGGAAACGATCATGCAGGCCTACCGCGGCCGCGTCCTGGAAGAGGACGGTACGGTGAAGTTCGGCGGGCTGAACCTCGAGGATGATGAGCTGGCGGCATTCGACAGGATCATCATCTGCGCATGCGGCACGTCGTGGCACTCCGGCCTGATCGGCGAATACATGCTCGAGGAGATCTGCCGTCTGCCGGTCGACGTCGAGTACGCGTCCGAGTTCCGCTATCGCAGTCCGATCGTGAACGAGCGCACACTGATGCTCGTCATCAGCCAGTCAGGCGAGACGGCGGACACGCTGGCGGCGATGCGCGAGGCGAAGGCGCAGGGCGCGAAGGTGCTCGGCATCGTGAATGTCGTCGGATCGACGATCGCGCGTGAGGCGCACGGGGGGATTTATCTGCATGCAGGGCCGGAAATCGGCGTCGCTTCGACGAAGGCGTTCACCAGCCAGGTCGTCGCCCTCACGCTGTTCACCGTCCGCATGGGCCGGTTGCGCGGTAACCTCACGGCCGAGCAGGGACGCGAGATCCTGCAGGCGCTGCGGGAGCTGCCGGACAAGGTCGAGCAGGTGCTCGAGCTGAACGATGCGATCCGTGAGCTCGCGCGGATATACAAGAGCGCATCGAACTTCCTCTATCTCGGGCGGGGCTACAACTTCCCGACCGCGCTGGAGGGCGCGCTCAAGCTGAAGGAGATCAGCTACATCCACGCGGAGGGCCTGCCGGCGGCAGAGATGAAGCACGGCCCCATCGCACTGATCGACGAGAACATGCCGGTCGTCGTCATTGCGCCGCACGACGCGGTGTATCAGAAGGTGCTGTCGAACATCCAGGAAGTGAAGGCGCGCGGCGGCCGGGTCATCGCGGTTGCGACGACCGGCAACTCGGAGCTCGCCGGGATGGTGGACCACATGATCCCGGTGCCCGATACGATCGATATGCTGACCCCGATCGTGACGACCATCCCGCTGCAGCTGCTCGCGTATCACATTGCCGTCATGCGCGGCTGCAACGTGGACATGCCGCGCAACCTGGCGAAGTCCGTCACCGTCGAGTGA
- a CDS encoding alpha/beta hydrolase, whose product MADPILSHDRVTADAAEPRAWMYVLHGIYGAGRNWASVVRRITRERPEWGGLLIDLRQHGDSQGFAGPHTVQAAAADLDRLAEHTGIRPDVVLGHSFGGKVALVHAGQTASAPRQVWVIDSTPQEREPDGSAWDMLELLESLPRRFDSRDDLIAQLMERGQPKVLAQWMATNLVSDNGDYRWRFDFDSIRELLMSFFDTDAWAVVEDPPEGTEIHLVKAEESRVLSGAALERAEAAAAGGRTFVHRVPGGHWVNADSPAALEALLVQMLPPI is encoded by the coding sequence GTGGCCGATCCAATCCTGTCCCATGACCGCGTCACTGCCGACGCCGCCGAGCCGCGCGCCTGGATGTACGTGCTGCACGGCATCTACGGCGCGGGCCGCAACTGGGCGTCCGTCGTCCGTCGCATCACACGCGAGCGGCCGGAATGGGGTGGACTGCTCATCGATCTGAGGCAGCACGGCGACTCCCAGGGCTTCGCCGGCCCGCATACGGTGCAGGCAGCGGCAGCGGACCTGGATCGCCTGGCGGAGCACACCGGGATCCGGCCGGACGTCGTCCTCGGTCATTCGTTCGGCGGCAAGGTCGCGCTCGTGCATGCCGGTCAGACCGCGTCGGCGCCGCGTCAGGTGTGGGTCATCGATTCCACGCCTCAGGAGCGCGAGCCGGACGGCAGCGCGTGGGATATGCTGGAGCTGCTCGAGTCGCTGCCGCGCCGCTTCGACAGTCGCGACGACCTGATCGCGCAGCTGATGGAACGCGGCCAGCCGAAGGTGCTGGCGCAGTGGATGGCAACGAACCTCGTATCCGACAATGGCGACTATCGCTGGCGGTTCGACTTCGATTCCATTCGCGAGCTGCTCATGAGCTTCTTCGACACGGACGCCTGGGCCGTCGTCGAGGACCCTCCCGAGGGGACCGAGATCCACCTGGTCAAGGCGGAGGAATCGCGGGTCCTGTCGGGCGCCGCTCTGGAACGGGCGGAGGCTGCGGCGGCGGGCGGGCGCACTTTCGTGCACAGGGTTCCCGGCGGCCACTGGGTCAACGCGGACAGCCCGGCGGCGCTGGAGGCGCTGCTGGTGCAGATGTTGCCCCCGATCTGA
- the dtd gene encoding D-aminoacyl-tRNA deacylase encodes MRVVLQRVSRAEVRIDDRVSGRIDGGYVVLAAFRSDDTSTSLQWMADKISSLRLFPDDGDSRADEGEKPSSFSRDLSAVGGGLLVVSQFTLYGDARRGRRPGFSDAAPPALAVELYDRFVALLRERAPGRVETGEFGAMMDVELVNHGPVTLILDSPTKS; translated from the coding sequence ATGCGCGTCGTACTGCAGCGCGTGAGCCGTGCGGAAGTCCGCATCGACGATCGCGTCAGCGGCCGCATCGATGGCGGCTACGTGGTGCTCGCTGCATTCCGTAGCGATGACACGAGCACGTCGCTGCAGTGGATGGCCGACAAGATCTCATCGCTGCGTCTGTTCCCCGACGACGGCGACAGCCGCGCGGATGAGGGCGAAAAGCCATCATCGTTCAGCCGTGACCTCTCGGCCGTCGGCGGCGGTCTCCTCGTCGTGAGCCAGTTCACGCTCTACGGGGACGCGCGCAGGGGCCGACGTCCCGGCTTCAGTGACGCCGCCCCACCCGCGCTTGCCGTCGAGTTGTACGATCGGTTTGTCGCACTGCTGCGTGAGCGCGCGCCGGGGCGCGTCGAGACGGGAGAGTTCGGCGCGATGATGGATGTCGAGCTCGTCAACCACGGACCCGTCACGCTCATCCTCGACAGCCCGACCAAATCATGA
- the glmM gene encoding phosphoglucosamine mutase, with protein sequence MSFEIPSDLMVSVSGVRGRVGAGLTPEVVARFASAFGAWVRERSGKARPKVVLGRDSRTSGPMFSRIVAGALQSVGCDVVEIGVAPTPTALYTIRALGADGAIVVTASHNPVEWNALKLASSAGMFLDADEAPQMRAYVNDRPIERAEWNALGEVVRDEGAVQRHLEAVLGIPYLDIPALKKRRFRVGLECINGAGSVLLPRLLEELGCEVMGLNLEPTGRFAREPEPVAENLGDLERLVRDNGLDIGLATDPDADRLSLVSDAGRAIGEDYTLALAAALVLRHRKGPVVTNLSTSRVVQDVADAAGVELQRAPVGEINVARRMESAGAVVGGEGNGGVILPDVQLTRDAAVAAALVLQLLLEDGRKVSEIVASQQGYTIVKDKLPRDSGSLDAAYSVLEEQLGAPRSDRQDGLRLDWPQDRRWVHLRASGTEPILRIIAEAPSEEGARELVDRARAALSSTG encoded by the coding sequence ATGTCATTCGAGATACCGTCCGACCTGATGGTGAGTGTGTCCGGCGTGCGTGGCCGCGTTGGCGCGGGCCTGACACCGGAGGTCGTGGCGCGCTTCGCGTCCGCATTCGGCGCCTGGGTCCGCGAGCGCAGCGGCAAGGCCCGCCCGAAGGTGGTGCTGGGGCGGGACTCGCGCACGTCCGGACCCATGTTCAGCCGCATCGTCGCTGGCGCCCTCCAGTCAGTGGGATGCGATGTCGTCGAGATCGGTGTCGCGCCGACCCCGACGGCGCTCTACACCATCCGCGCGCTCGGCGCCGATGGCGCGATCGTCGTGACGGCGAGCCACAATCCCGTCGAGTGGAACGCGCTCAAACTGGCGTCGTCGGCGGGCATGTTCCTGGACGCCGACGAGGCGCCGCAGATGCGTGCCTACGTCAATGACCGCCCGATCGAGCGGGCGGAGTGGAATGCGCTGGGCGAGGTGGTTAGGGACGAGGGGGCGGTACAGCGGCATCTCGAGGCGGTCCTCGGGATCCCGTACCTCGACATCCCCGCGCTGAAGAAGAGGCGGTTCCGGGTCGGCCTGGAGTGCATCAACGGCGCCGGCTCCGTGCTGTTGCCGCGGCTGCTCGAGGAGCTCGGCTGCGAGGTCATGGGGCTGAACCTGGAGCCGACCGGCCGGTTCGCCCGGGAGCCGGAGCCCGTGGCGGAGAACCTGGGTGATCTGGAACGGCTCGTTCGTGACAACGGCCTCGACATCGGACTGGCGACGGATCCCGACGCGGATCGTCTCTCGCTCGTGAGCGACGCCGGCCGCGCTATCGGTGAGGACTACACGCTCGCGCTGGCCGCAGCGCTCGTGTTGCGGCACCGCAAGGGCCCCGTGGTGACGAACCTGTCCACCAGCCGGGTAGTGCAGGACGTCGCCGACGCCGCGGGTGTGGAGCTCCAGCGTGCGCCTGTCGGCGAGATCAATGTCGCCCGGCGCATGGAAAGCGCCGGTGCGGTGGTCGGCGGCGAGGGCAACGGCGGTGTAATCCTGCCCGACGTCCAGCTGACGCGCGACGCTGCGGTCGCTGCCGCGCTCGTGCTCCAGCTCCTGCTGGAGGACGGCCGGAAGGTGAGTGAGATCGTGGCCTCTCAACAAGGGTATACGATCGTCAAGGACAAGCTGCCCCGGGACTCCGGGTCGCTCGACGCGGCATACAGCGTGCTCGAAGAACAGCTCGGGGCGCCCCGGTCGGACCGCCAGGACGGCCTGCGCCTGGACTGGCCTCAGGACCGCCGCTGGGTGCACCTCCGGGCGTCGGGGACCGAGCCGATCCTGCGCATCATCGCCGAGGCTCCCTCGGAGGAAGGCGCCCGGGAGCTGGTTGACCGCGCGCGCGCGGCCCTGTCATCTACAGGGTGA